In Candidatus Eisenbacteria bacterium, the sequence TCTTCGACAAGTTCATGATCGCTGCCGCGACCGGCACCCACTGGGACCAGATGACGGCGGCCCAGCGCGTCGCGTCGGGCATCAGCCTCGACGGGCTCGCGTGGGACGGACCGGCCGCGGTCGCTTACGCGTCGGTATTTCTCGGACCGCGTCCGAGCGTGGTCGTCAGCACGCCTCCGGGCATCGCGGGCACCTACAACGCCGGTAACGCGTCGTTCGGCGCGTCGCTGGCGATTCCGGTGAGCGGCACCGTCGTGCTGATGGAAGACGGCGTGGCGCCGATCAACGACGGTTGCGAAGCACTCGTCAACGGCGCGGCGCTGGCCGGCAACATCGCGATCGTCGATCGCGGTTTGTGCGCGTTCGTCCTCAAGGCGCAGGCGGCGCAGGCAGCCGGCGCGATCGGCTTGATCGTCGTCAACAACGTGGCCGGCCCGGCGCCCGCTCTGGGCGGTGTCGATCCGTCGATCACGATCCCGGTGCTGAGCCTTTCGCAGGCGGACGGCAACCTGGTGAAGGCGAACCTGCCGGGCGTCACGGTGACGATCGGCAATCACCCGACGCTCAAGGCCGGCGCCAACAACCTGGGCCAGCCGCTGATGTACGTACCGAACCCGTTCCAGAGCGGCTCGTCGGTCTCGCACTGGGACGTTTCGCTGTTCCCGAACGCACTGATGGAGCCGGCGATCAATGCCGACCTGCACGACCAGGTGGATCTGACCCGCTACCTGTTCGAGGACATCGGCTGGTTCCCGATTCCAACCGCGACCACGCTTGCACAGTTCGTGGCGGTGGGTCGTGGGGATGGCATCGAGATCCGCTGGAGCTTCTCGGACGCCTCGCAGCTTTCGGTCGTGACGCTCGAGCGCGCGACTTCCTCGACCGGGCCGTGGGCTCCGATCTCCACCGAGCTGACCACCGAGCGCAACGGCATGGTCGCGCTCGATCGCAACACCCAGAACGACGTCGAGTACTCGTATCGCCTGCACATCATCGAGCGGGACGGCACCGACAGCGTGATGGGCTATACCTCCGCGCGCCGCATCGGCGTCCCGGCGGGCCGTGTGTTCCTCGCCACTCCGTCGCCGAATCCGGCGCCGGGTGCGACCTCGATCGCGTTCCGTCTCGGGCAGCCGGAGTTCGTGCGGCTCTCGATCGTCGACGCGAATGGCCGCAAGGTGCGCTCGCTTCAGAACGGCATGATGGAAGCGGGCGATCATCAGGCGCGATGGGACGGTCGTGGCGACGGCGGCACCGAATCACCGGTCGGTGTCTACTTCGTGACGCTCCGTACCTCGAACGGCTCGACCACGCAGCGATTCGCGCTGGTTCGCTAGTTCGAACGCTCCGAAGGAAAGCGAACGCGCCGGGGAAGCACTTCCCCGGCGCGTTTTGCTGCCTCCGCTCGAGTGCGCGTCAGGCGGGCGGCTTGCGCAGTGCCGCGTCCCACTCGCGCATGCGCTTCGAGACCTCGGCTTCGTAGCCACGCTCGGTCGGCTCGTAGAAGCGCCGGCCCTCGAGTTCGTCCGGCAGGTGCTGCTGATCCGCGATCGCTCCGGCTTCATCATGCGCGTAGCGATAATTGGCACCGTAGCCGAGGTCCTTCATCAGCCGGGTCGGAGCGTTGAGGATCACCTTGGGAGGCGGCAGGCTGCCGCTCGCCTCGATTTCCGCGATCGCGCGTCCGAACCCCTTGTAGATCGCGTTGCTCTTGGGCGCGGTGGCGAGATACACGCAGCACTGCGCGAGCGCGAGTTCGCCCTCGGGCGTGCCGAGCTGGTGATACGCCTGAAACGCCGCGACCGCGAGCGGCAACGCCTGCGGGTCCGCGTTGCCGACGTCCTCGCTCGCGAATCGCACCAGCCGTCGCGCCACGTAGAGCGGGTCCTCACCCGCGGCCAGCATGCGCGCGAGCCAGTAGAGCCCGGCGTGCGGGTCCGAGTCGCGCAGCGACTTGTGCAGCGCCGAGATGAGGTTGAAGTGTTCCTCGCCCGCGCGGTCGTAGCGCAGGTGCCGGCGCTGCAGCGCCTGCCGCACGTCTTCGAGCGCAATCGCCGCGGCGGTCGCGGGGTGGCCCTGCCGCGCGCGCTCGGTCGCGGTCGCGACCGCGATCTCGAGCGTGTTGAGAGCACGACGGGCGTCGCCGTCCGCCGCCTGCGCGAGCAATGCGAGTGCGTCCTCGGCGATCGCCACCTTGCCGGCGAAGCCTCGCCCGACATCGGCAAGTGCTCGCTCGACCACCACGCGCATGTGTTCGGGCTCGAGCTGCTTCAGCACCAGAACGCGGGCGCGCGACAGCAGTGCGGCATTGACCTCGAAGGACGGATTCTCGGTGGTGGCGCCGATCAGCACGATGTCGCCGGCTTCGACGTGGGAGAGGAACGCGTCCTGCTGCGCACGATTGAAGCGATGGATCTCGTCGAGGAACAGCACGGTCGGTCGCCCGGTTCGCTTCCGCTCGAGCGCGGCGCGCGCCATGGTCTCCTTGATCTCTTTCACGCCCGCGAGCACCGCGCTGTAGCCGACGAACGGCGCCTGAGCGGTGAGCGCGATCAGCCGCGCGATCGTGGTCTTGCCGGTGCCGGGCGGCCCCCACAGGATGATCGACGGAAGCAGCGTTCCCGCGCGCATCAAGGCGAGCGGCGAACCCGGCTCGAGCAGGTGCTCCTGACCGATCAACTCCTCGAACGTGCGCGGCCGCATGCGGTCCGCGAGCGGCGCACCGGCAGTCGGTTCGGACGCGGCGCTGCCCGGCGCGCGCGCGGGCGGGCCGGGTGACGAGCCGAACAGGTCGCCGCTCATCCGGCGGTCGCCTTACTCCCGCTCGCGGATCGCATCGGGTCGGGGTCCCGATTCTCCGAGCGGAAGCGACGACTGATCGGCGCGGCCCGAAGCGGTCGGCGCTGCCAGGCCGTGTGAGATCCGTGCGGTGCGAGAACCCCACTCGAGCAGCGCGCGAGCTGCATCGTCGAGCGACAGCGGTCGCCCCAGCGCCAGACCGTGCTTTTCGAGGCGCTCGAACAGCTCGGCCAGCACCGGCGGCTCGAGGTTGCTGTTGCGCAACAGCGCGGGGTCGCGGAACACTTCGCCCGGACTGCCGTGGGCCACGATCTCGCCGCCGCCCACCAGCACGTACACCACGTCGGCCATCGCGTTCACCACGTTCACGTCGTGAGTGGCGGTGACGAGCGAGACGCCATGGTCGCGGTGCAATTGGTTGAGCAGTGCCACGAGATCGGCGCGCGAGGCGGGATCCAGCCCCTCGAACGGTTCGTCCAGCACCAGCAGTTCCGGCTTGAGCACCAGCGCGCCCGCCAGTGCGACCTTGCGCTTCTCGCCACCCGACAGGTAGTGGCAGACGCGGTGTCTCAGATGCGCGATGCCGACCCGTTCGAGAGCCTCCTCGACCATGCGCGACACTTCGTCATCGCGATAGCCGTAGTTGCGGGGCGAGAACGAGACGTCGTCCCACACCGTCGGGGCGATGATCTGCTCGTCCACGCTTTGCAGCAGCACGCCGACCCGTTCACGAATGCGATTGAAGTGGCGGGCGGGGTTGACGCCGAACACGCTGACCTCGCCCTCCTGCGGCTCGAGCAGTCCGAGGATGTGGTAGAGAAGCGTGCTCTTGCCGCAGCCGTTCGGGCCCAGGATCACGACCCGCTGCCCGCGCTCGACCACGAAGTCGAGCCCGCACAAGTGCACGAGGGTGCGATCCGGGTAAGTGTGACGAACGCATGAGACGCGCACGATCGGGTCGCGATCGGCGGGCGACGAAACCGGATTCATTGCGCCCTCCACCAGCCGAACGTCGTGATCGCGACCAGCACCGCGAATGCACCGAGCACCACCAGGTCACGCGGTCCCACCTCGGCCCAGTGGCGGCATCCGCACACTCGCCCGGTGTGACCACGCAACCGCATGGTTTCATAGAGCCGCCGGCTGCGTTCCGCGCTGTAGACCACCAGCAGTCCAAGGCCGTCGCCGGCGTGCGCGAGCCGGCGCCGCGCCGGAACCGCGAGCCCGCCGCGCAGCCGCAGCGCGCGCCACACCTGATCGGTACGCGTCAGCAGTGCGAACAGCGCACGATAGGTCAGAAACAGCCCGTCGCCCGCGCGTCGTGGTAACACGCGCGAGATCGGCGCGAAGACATCCGGATAAGGCGTGGTGCCGAGCAGCCACACCGAGACGAGTCCGGCGCCGACCGGGCGCATGAGCAGCATCAATGGCGTCGTCCAGGTGCCGTCCCAGCGGCCGGCGGCGACCAGCAGCGAGAACATCAATGGATACGCGGCCGCGGTGAGCAGCAGCCGCGGCGCGAGTCCCGAGGTCAGCGCGAGCGCCCACGCGAACAGGTGCACCG encodes:
- a CDS encoding T9SS type A sorting domain-containing protein, which produces MNSFYRFVSRASLVAVLAVSLAAVSNAATIVIVNNDGAGEGFNDATAAVPVGGNLGATVGQQRLNAFQYAANLWGSILPSAVPIQVRSQFNPQTCTATSAVLGSAGPLTTHANFAGAPVPGHWYHAALANSLAGTDLSAANPDINATFNSNLNGSPTCLGGTGWYYGFDGLEGANIELLPVLLHEMGHGLGFSTTTSGTSGNFSGGLPSIFDKFMIAAATGTHWDQMTAAQRVASGISLDGLAWDGPAAVAYASVFLGPRPSVVVSTPPGIAGTYNAGNASFGASLAIPVSGTVVLMEDGVAPINDGCEALVNGAALAGNIAIVDRGLCAFVLKAQAAQAAGAIGLIVVNNVAGPAPALGGVDPSITIPVLSLSQADGNLVKANLPGVTVTIGNHPTLKAGANNLGQPLMYVPNPFQSGSSVSHWDVSLFPNALMEPAINADLHDQVDLTRYLFEDIGWFPIPTATTLAQFVAVGRGDGIEIRWSFSDASQLSVVTLERATSSTGPWAPISTELTTERNGMVALDRNTQNDVEYSYRLHIIERDGTDSVMGYTSARRIGVPAGRVFLATPSPNPAPGATSIAFRLGQPEFVRLSIVDANGRKVRSLQNGMMEAGDHQARWDGRGDGGTESPVGVYFVTLRTSNGSTTQRFALVR
- a CDS encoding replication-associated recombination protein A, which gives rise to MSGDLFGSSPGPPARAPGSAASEPTAGAPLADRMRPRTFEELIGQEHLLEPGSPLALMRAGTLLPSIILWGPPGTGKTTIARLIALTAQAPFVGYSAVLAGVKEIKETMARAALERKRTGRPTVLFLDEIHRFNRAQQDAFLSHVEAGDIVLIGATTENPSFEVNAALLSRARVLVLKQLEPEHMRVVVERALADVGRGFAGKVAIAEDALALLAQAADGDARRALNTLEIAVATATERARQGHPATAAAIALEDVRQALQRRHLRYDRAGEEHFNLISALHKSLRDSDPHAGLYWLARMLAAGEDPLYVARRLVRFASEDVGNADPQALPLAVAAFQAYHQLGTPEGELALAQCCVYLATAPKSNAIYKGFGRAIAEIEASGSLPPPKVILNAPTRLMKDLGYGANYRYAHDEAGAIADQQHLPDELEGRRFYEPTERGYEAEVSKRMREWDAALRKPPA
- a CDS encoding energy-coupling factor ABC transporter ATP-binding protein, translated to MNPVSSPADRDPIVRVSCVRHTYPDRTLVHLCGLDFVVERGQRVVILGPNGCGKSTLLYHILGLLEPQEGEVSVFGVNPARHFNRIRERVGVLLQSVDEQIIAPTVWDDVSFSPRNYGYRDDEVSRMVEEALERVGIAHLRHRVCHYLSGGEKRKVALAGALVLKPELLVLDEPFEGLDPASRADLVALLNQLHRDHGVSLVTATHDVNVVNAMADVVYVLVGGGEIVAHGSPGEVFRDPALLRNSNLEPPVLAELFERLEKHGLALGRPLSLDDAARALLEWGSRTARISHGLAAPTASGRADQSSLPLGESGPRPDAIRERE